A genomic window from Quercus lobata isolate SW786 chromosome 10, ValleyOak3.0 Primary Assembly, whole genome shotgun sequence includes:
- the LOC115964474 gene encoding uncharacterized protein LOC115964474 encodes MWASSGLEHIRRQSSFSDFKDLVASLLQQQTEVGLAAMIMWSIWSQRNQVRLRQPSTSLQQIVQLLKDRYSEFLNCQVPTTVRAARVKKRWKTPPADLVKINFDGATCSGTNKSGLGVVIRDSMGQVLASCSKVVNQAHDSSEVEAMATGLALSFAT; translated from the coding sequence ATGTGGGCATCTTCTGGGCTGGAGCATATAAGAAGACAATCAAGCTTCTCGGACTTCAAAGACCTTGTGGCTTCGCTACTGCAGCAGCAAACGGAAGTGGGGCTAGCAGCGATGATTATGTGGTCTATCTGGTCACAAAGGAACCAGGTTCGGCTTAGACAACCTTCCACATCACTCCAACAGATCGTCCAACTCTTAAAGGACAGGTATAGTGAATTCCTAAACTGTCAGGTACCTACAACAGTGAGAGCAGCCCGTGTCAAGAAGAGATGGAAGACTCCACCAGCGGATTTGGTGAAAATAAACTTTGATGGTGCGACTTGCTCAGGCACCAACAAGTCAGGTCTCGGCGTGGTCATCAGAGATAGCATGGGTCAAGTTTTGGCATCCTGTTCCAAGGTGGTCAATCAAGCGCACGATAGCAGTGAAGTCGAAGCTATGGCAACAGGCCTAGCGCTGTCTTTTGCTACATAA
- the LOC115965345 gene encoding uncharacterized protein LOC115965345, whose amino-acid sequence MAKKPASSIFDTLKRYIKKPWEFTGPQSHPEYRNSILPATQYRVESPASTKVQPWVPTSNPETVFDIKYYTRDQRRNRPPIRRTVLKKADVEKMMKETTFDVKDLPRPYLAVAVQEDLDTHGGGYQK is encoded by the coding sequence ATGGCGAAGAAGCCAGCCTCATCCATCTTCGACACCCTGAAGCGCTACATCAAGAAGCCATGGGAGTTCACTGGCCCACAATCCCACCCAGAATACAGAAACTCTATTCTCCCCGCCACCCAGTACCGTGTGGAGAGCCCTGCCTCCACCAAGGTCCAGCCATGGGTCCCCACTTCAAACCCGGAGACCGTCTTCGACATCAAGTACTACACTCGCGACCAGCGTCGCAACCGCCCTCCGATTCGCCGGACTGTGCTCAAGAAAGCTGATGTGGAGAAGATGATGAAGGAGACCACCTTCGATGTCAAAGACCTTCCCAGACCCTATCTCGCTGTTGCGGTGCAGGAGGACTTGGATACTCACGGTGGAGGGTACCAGAAATAG